The Pyxidicoccus sp. MSG2 DNA segment CACCCTGGCTGCGGTGCAGGTCGATGACCAGCAGCACCTCCTGCACGGAGGGACCGAGCTGGCGGAGCTGATGCGGGAGGATGAGCCGCGCGTGCAGATAATCCGTGGGCGCGAGGTTGATTTGCAGGGTGACGGGACTCACTGCGTGTCCCCTTGCCACACCCGAGCCTCACGACACAACCCACGGAAATGCACGCCCCGGGGATCGAACCCGGCGAAGTCGGTACGTCAGACCGATGCCGTCTCCAGCTGGCTCGGCGTGCAGACAACATGTGGTCCTGGCAGGAGTCGAACCCGCGGCCTCTCGGTTCGCACCCGAGCGCTCTCAATCCACTGAGCTACAGGACCTCAAAACAAGACATGTGGCCCTGGCAGGGATCGAACCTGCGACCTCTCGGTTCGCAACCGAGTGCTCTCATCCGCTGAGCTACAGGACCCAAGGGAACTGTGAGTGCCCCGTACGGGAGTCGAACCCGTCTTTCCGCATTGAGAGTGCGGTGTCCTCCGCCAATAGACGAACGGGGCAGGAGGGATGCTGCGAACGAAGGAACCCGGAAATGCGAGAGGCCGGGTTCCCTCTGGGAGCCCGGCCTCTGGCCTCATCACGCCCTGTCAGACAACGGGGCGCGGAGACTCAGAGTCGGGGTCGGCTGTCACGGAAGGAAGCGATTCCGTCCAGCCACTCGAGCTCGTCAGGGACGGGCTCGGGCTCGGTGTTCGCGGCCAGAACGGCGAGGCCACGGACAAGGTCGTTACGACGGTCGATGTTCTTCATGGGTCACCGCTCCTTTCAGAGGGAAATGACGTGCGGGAAACGCGTCTCCTGACACGGGGTTTTCGCTCGCGCGCTCGCCTGCCCTACGCTCGCGCCATGACGGAAAAGGACCGGCTCACGCAGATATGGGACGAGCACGCCGCGTCGGATGCCTGCTACGAGCGCGAGGTGGCGCTGCTCGAGGAACTGGGCCTTCCGGGCGAGGAGACGGAGGCGTCGGACTACGCGACGCTCACCCCCGAGGACCGCGTGCGCCTGGCCAGGGGCGTGATGGAGCTGCGGCGAAGCTCCCGACTCTTCGAGGAGGGCTTCACCGCCCTCACCGAGCTGGACCCTTCCCTCCTGCACCCGTATCTCGGCGAGCTGTCACACCAACATGAATTGGAGTCACTGGCCTGGACGGATGCGCCTGTGTCGGCCCTCGCTCCGCTGATGGCCGAGCTGAAGACGGACTGGCGTCCACAGAAGTACGTGTCGGTGGAGGACCCGGTGGCCGCGGCGGCCCTGGCGCTCGCGCGCTCCGGACGCGAGGGGGCGCTGCGCGCGCTCGAGGCGTGGGTGGGGGCGCTCGACGAGGGCGCGCGGCAGGAAGCGGTGACGTGGTTGCGCCGCGCCAACGTGGTGCGGCGCACCTCCGGGAAGCTGGCGCGCAACTTCACGGCGACGTGTCTGGAGGTGCTCCCGGAGGAGGCCGCCGAAGACGCACTGCCGGAAGCACCCGTGGCGCGCGGGGCGTTGTGGCGCTCCATTCCCGACACGCTCTGCGTGAAGTGCGGCTCCGAATTGCTGGATGCGCTCCTGCTCGACGGCGAGGCCGCGGATTACGGACTGCCCTGGCCCGCGCGCCTGCCCACGTGCCTCACCTGTCTCGCGGCGGGCGGGACGGTCCACGTGGAGCTGTCACCGGACAACACGCTGTCGAGCCTGGGCGCGGACGGGACTTCCGCGCACTCCCGAAGCGTGGAGCCTCCGGAGTATCACGAGGTGGAGTTCGTACGCGGACGCACCTGGCGCAGCATCATGATGAGCGACGGGGAGCGGCTCCATCGGCTGGGCGGAGCACCTTCCTGGGTCGAATATCCGAAGGCGCCACCGTGCCCGCGCTGCAAGGAGGCCATGCACTTCGTCGGTCAGGTGAGGGATGAAGAGGCCCTCTTCTCCGACGTGGGCATGCTGTACGGCGTGGCCTGCGAGGCGTGCGGCATCATCAGCACGTTCTCGCAGTAGAAGAGCGCTCCGACAGGGAATCGAACCTCACTCACTCCGAGCGCAAGGAGACGATGGGGTCCACGCGCGAGGCCCGGAGCGCTGGCAGCCAGGTCGCCGCCAGCGCCACCGCGCCCAGGAGTGCCGCCACCCCCAGGAAGGTCCACGGGTCATACGCTGTCACTCCGTAGAGCAGTGCGCCCATGAAGCGCGCCAGCCCCAGCGACATCACCAGCCCTACCGTCACGCCCAGCCCCGCCAGCTTCAGCCCCTGGCGCAGCACCAGCCACTGCACGTCGGAGCGCTCGGCCCCCAGCGCCATGCGGATGCCCATCTCCCGCGTGCGCCGAGCCACCGAGTAGCCCACCACGCCGGAGATGCCCAGCGCCGCCAGCAGGAGCGCCGTGCCCGCGAAGAGCCCCATCAACAAGGCCGACAGGCTGCGCGAGCCGATGGACTCGTCCACCAGCCGCGCCAGCGGCGCCACGCTGAACAGCGGCACGTCCGCGTCCACCGCGCGCAGCTCCGCCTCCACCGCCGAGCGCACCGCCTCCGGTGCCCCGGACTTCACGCGCACCACCAGCCCCAGGTAGGACGCCGGCGCCGCCGGCAGGGACCAGTACGCCGCGAGCCGGGCCTGCTCGTCGAGGCCCCCCTCCCGCAGGTCGTCCACGATGCCCACCACCGTCGCCCACTGCCGCTTCGGTTCGAGCGACAGCCGCTGTCCCAGCGCGTTGCCCCGGGGCCAGTACACGTCCGCGAAGCGCTTGTTGATGACCACCTCCGGCGTGCTCCCCACCTCGCCGAAGTCCTGGTGCAGGCGGCCCTGGAGCAGCTTGACCCGCAACGTGCGCAGGTAGTCCGGGCTCGCCAGCCGGAACTCCACCGCCGGCAGCAACTCTCCCGGCACGGTGGGCCGGCTCTCGAACTCCAGGCCGTTCGTGGACATGCCGCCCAGCGGCAGCAGGCTGGTGAGCCCCACGGTCTCCACCCCCGGCAGCGCCTTCAAGCGCTCCAGCAGCTCGCGCTGGAAGGCCAGCTTGCGGGCGGGCTCGGCGTAGCGCGCCTCCGGCAGGGCGAGCTGCCCGGTGAGCACGCCGTCCGGCGTGAAACCCGCGTCCACCCCGCGCACCGCCAGCAGGCTCTTCATGAACAGGCCCGCGCCCACCAGCAGCACCAGCGCGAACGCCATCTGGCTCACCACCAGCCCGGAGCGAAGCCGCCCCCCGCGCCCGCTCTCCGTGCCCCTCGCGCCCTCGCGCATCGTCGCATTCAGGTCCGCTCGGCTCGCCTGGAGTGCCGGCACCAGCCCGAACACCACGCCGGTGAGCACCGTCACCCCCACGGTGAAGAGCACCGACGTCACGTCCAGCCGCACCTGCGCCGCGCGCGGCAGCGCGTCTCCCACGAAGGCCAGCAGCGCGTCCGTGCCCCACAGCGCGAAGAGCAGCCCCAGCGCGCCACCCGAGAGAGAGAGGAGCAGGCTCTCCGTGAGAAACTGAGCCACCAGTCGCCCCCGGCTCGCGCCCAGTGCCGCGCGGATGGACACCTCGCGCTCGCGCGTCGCCGCCCGCGCCAGCAGCAGGTTCGCCACGCTGCCGCACGCCACCAGCAGCACGAAACCCACTGCCCCCAACAGCAGCCACAGCGTGCCGCGCACGTCGCCCACCACCTTGTCCTCCAGCGAGGTGACGCGGATGGACCAGCCGATGCCCTGATAGCGCGGCTCCACCTGCTGCATCTCGTGGGCGACCCGGGCCATGTCCGCGCGGGCTTGCTCCACCGTCACGTCCGGCTTCATCCGCGCCAGCGCGAAGAGGTTGCGCGTGGTGCGCGAGGTGAGGTTCGCCACGGGGGGAGCGAGGGGCACGTAGAGGTCGACGTGCTCCGGAAACGCCACGCCCCGGGGCAGCACGCCCACCACCGTGTAGGGCTGACCGTCGAGCTGCATCGTCCTGCCCAGCACACCGGGGTCCTCGGCGAAGTGCGCGCGCCACACCTTGTGCGTCAGCACCACCACCTTGTCGCCCCCCTGTGCGGCCTCCGTCTCGGTGAAGCCGCGGCCCAGCATGGGCGTGGCGCCGAGCGTGGAGAACAGCGTGGCGGTGCCGTGCACCACGCCGAAGCGCTGCGCCGAGCCGCCTCCCGTCAGCGTCATGTCCCGCCAGGAGTACGCCGCCACCGCGGAGAAGACGCGCGACAGGGTGGTGAAGTCGCGGTACTCGGGCACGGAGACGGAGATGCCCTCCAGGTCCGCCACCTGGATGTCGTTGGACAGGTGGACCAGCCGCTCCGGTGACTCCAGCGACGGGGGCACCAGGAGCACGCCGTTCACCACGCTGAAGACGGCGCTGTTGGCGCCGATGCCCAGCGACAGCGCCAGCACCGCCACCAGCGCGAAGCCGGGGCTCTTGCGCAGAGAGCGCAGCGCGTACCTCACGTCTCCCAGCAGTCTCTCCACGTCACCACCTCTTCATTCCGCCCGCAGGACGATGAAGCAGGAAGAAGAGCGAGCCGCGTGCCAATGCCGCCGCGCACCCAACCCCAGGGAATCGCTGAGGACGGGAGGCTTCCCGCCCCGGGGGTGCCCACTTCCGCGAAACGTTGTCCCAGAAGCGGACATGCCCCGGCAGGCAGCGGCCTGCCCTCGCCGGCCGCTCAGAGCGACTCGTGGAGTCGGGCCACTCTCGTTCTGCCTCCCCGCGGTGCGGCCCAGGAGCCCGCGTCGGACACCTCCGCCACGCAGCGCCCCTGCCGGGGCAAACATGCTGCCACCCGGCGGCAACAACGACGCGCCATCCGGACGAGGTGACGACCGTGCCCGGTGGAGGGCCGCATCGCTCGAGTCAACAGACGCCAAGGAAAGAGGGGGGCCCTGTTGAGGGGGAGGGAGGGTGCAGTGGGGCCGAGAAGGGCCGCCGACGGGACTGCCGGGAGGACTTCCGCCAGCGGCTGCTCGCGTTCCTGGACGGGCGCTGAACCGCCATGGGTTGAAACACGAATGAGCCCTGACGCTGCGCTGCGCCAGTGGGGTAACGCAGCGAGCCACTTAATATCACTTTCCTTGCTTTTATTGTTTTGGCGGTTTTGTGCTGTGGTTCGTGTCCGTCTCTTTCCTGCTCCAGGAGGACACGATGCGAAGAACAGACTCGAAGCAGCTCCCCGTTGTCTGGTTCATGGCGGTGTTGACGGTCTGTGCGTTGCTTTCCGCGTGCGAAAGCCCCCGAGGACTCCAGGAGGCCGGTGAAGACCTGACCCATGAGGAAGCGCTGAGCGCGGATGGTGGAGGTGGCGGCGGAGACGGTGGCTACGTCGCGCCTCCTGAACTCACCAACCCCCTGTACCTGCCGCCCGAGCAGATCTCCGCGGCGCAGAACATCTGTGGCGCCAGTGCGCATTACGCCTCTCTTGGCGCGTGCACGAGCGCGGTGGGGAGCTCGTTCTCGATCAGCGGCAAGCAGTGCAAGGTGAAGCAGGCTTCGAACGTCCGCTTCAACGGCCTCACCCACTGCTGCATCAGTTGCGAGCTCAACGCCAACACCGCGTTCAACAACTTCATGGGACTGGGGGGAGCGACGAACATCCAGCTCGCGCCCATGACACAGCCCGGCTGCGGTACGCCCGGCACGTTCACCGGCGTCACCAATCCGCTGGGCGTCTACGGTGCCATCGTAAGCGCCGCGGGCATCAACGCGTGCACCACCAACCCGGTCGACCTCAAGGGCCGACCGGGCTTTCTCGCCTTCACGGACAACTCCGGTGTGCTGAACGAGGGCAGCTCGCGCTCGACCTTCGGGTACTTCGTACAGTCCGTCCAGAACGGGCAGACCGTCACCTACTTCGTCCTCTTCAGCTACGACAAGGCGGCCGACGGGAACTGCGCCACCGAATTGTTCCTCTTCGGGCCCGTCGTCCAGGGACAGTCGCCACCGCTGGTGATGGGCCTGGCCATCGACAAGGACGGCAACCTCCTCTCGGAGGTGCCGCTCAACATCGCGAACGTCAGCAACTATATCGGGGGCGATTCGGAGGCCGTGAAGCCCGGTGTGAGCCCCAACCAGGGCTGCCGCGCCTGTCACAGCAATGCGAACTCGGGACCCAACGAGACCCAGCCCTTTCCCTGGGGAGGACGTCCGCCCCGTGGAGCTGACGGTGGGGTGATGGATCCCTGCGCGCCGGCAGATGCGGGCACTTCCGATGCCGGCACTTCTGACGCGGGAAGCTCCGATGCGGGTGCCAGTGACGCCGGGACCGGCGATGCGGGCATCCCCGATGCGGGCCCGCGTGACGCGGGCACTTCTGACGCGGGAACCGTGAAGGTGGATGCCGGCGTGAAGTAATCATCCCGGAGTCAGGGACGCCCTTCCGTTCGCTCAGGCGAACGGGAGGGTGAGCAAGAGGCCCAGCGCGAAGAAGGCAGGGGCGGAGGCGCGCCCCTGAGCCGAGCGCCGCCTCCCGAGCGGCCACGCGGGCGAAGTGGGACGTGCTCGAAGGGGGGCCTACTCTTGGGGCATGAAGACCACCAGCATCCTCGCCGCCACGCTGCTCTCAGGGAGCGCGGCACTCGCGAAGCCTTCGCAGGACCTGCAGGTGCGCTCTCCCCAAGGCACCTTCAGTGCACGCGTCACCCAGCAGGCCATCAACGGCCCAGGGCTCCAGCTCGAGGTGACTCCGGAGTCCATCCACGGGCAGTCATCCGGGCGCCCGGTGGACCTCACCCTCGCGGATGGGCGGATCCATGGCACCGTGGGGCAAGCTCCCGTGGACCTCCAGCTCCGCGAGCGGACCGAAACCCTGGAACTCAAAGGCACCTTCGCCGGGCAGGCCTCGGAGCTCCGGCTGAGCCACGAGGAGTTGGCCGGCAACGTGGGCGACTGCGGGTACGAGCTCACCATCGAGCGCAACCGCCGCTGGTACGAGGGCCGGCGGACGTGCGGCTCTGGCCTCCAGTCCCCGGTGACGGTGGTGATCCCCCCCGAGCTCAAGAAAGAGACGAGCGAGCAACTCATGTCCGCGCTCGCCATCTTCCTGTCACAGCCGCGCTAGCGCCAGACGCATACGCGCGTGGGGCCCGCGGGACAGCGGCTCGAGCACAGCCTCCAGCGACGTGCCGACCCGGCTCGGCTCCCCCTCCTCGCCACCGTCCGACGCGGAGGCTCGGGCCTTCGCGACCAGGGCGTCCACGTCCAGGCGCTCGGCGTGCGCCAGCACCGTCGCGGGGTCATCCATCGGGTCCTCGTCCCTGGGCAGCCCGACGACGGGAGTGCACGCCCGGGGATCGAACCCGGCGAAGTCGGTACGTCAGACCGATGCCGTCTCCAACTGGCTCGGCGTGCAGACAACATGTGGCCCTGGCAGGAATCGAACCTGCGGCCTCTCGGTTCGCACCCGAGCGCTCTCCATCCGCTGAGCTACAGGACCAAGGTATTGCGAGTGCCCCGCATGGAGTCGAACCCGTCTTTCCGCATTGAGAGTGCGGTGTCCTCCGCCCATAGACGAACGGGGCGGGAGCCCGGCCCCTGGCCTCATCGCGCCCTGTCAGAAGACGGGGCGCGGAGACTCAGGGTCGGGAACGGCTGTCACGGAAGGAAGCGATTCCGTCCAGCCACTCGAGCTCGTCGGGAACGGGCTCGGGCTCGGTGTTCGCGGCCGGAACGGCGAGGCCATGGACGAGGTCGTTGCGACGGTCGATGTTCTTCATGGGTCACCGCTCCTTTCAGTAGGGAAGAGCGCTCCGACAGGGAATCGAACCCTGTTCACACGGTAGACGGCCGTGCTGCGATCCAATCGCATCCCGGAGCAGAAACAGGACTACGGACAGCCATGCCGCGGGCGGGATTCGAACCCGCAACCTCTGCGATCTGAAGGCAGCGCCTCTACCAATTGGGCTACCGCGGCGTTGAGTGGAACCACCGGGATTCGAACCCGGACCTCTCGGATGCGAACCGAGCGTTCTCCCCTTGGAACTATGATCCCGTGTCTGTGATGGGTGCTGCGGTGACCCGGAAAAGCGAGAGGCCGGGTCCCCTCTGGGAGCCCGGCCTCTGGTCTCGTCGTGCCTCGTCTTTCGACGGGACGCGGAAGGTCAGAGTCCGGGTGGACTATCGCCAGCGATATCTCCCAGCATCGCGGCATCAAGAGCGGTGAACAGACGGGCGAGCGCGAGCGCGTCGATGCCGATGACAGTGTCGTTCAGGTGTTCGGGATTCATCGGGCTCGTCAGGTTCGCCGTGTTCATGGTCACCGCTCCTTTCAGCGAAAAGAGACGCGCCGATAAATCCTTCCCTGACACGTGACAGGGCTTTTGCCCCCGGCCATGCTCCGGGGCCACGGACGGGTGCACGATGGAAGCCGGTGGTGGGGTGACGGGTTATGAAGAGTGGGCACCGCCCGCCTCCCTGGCGGAGGCGGTGGACGCCTTCTGGCGCTTCACCGCGCCGCCCCCCGGTGCCGCCCCCTTCAGCCACCGGGTGCTGCCCGACGGCTGCACGGACCTCATCTTCCAGTTCCGTGGCGCACGAGGCTCCACGTGGCTGGCCGACCCGCAACTGGTCGTCGTAGGGCCCATGGAGCGCTTCGCGCTCGTGGACATCGAGCCCGGCGCGGTGAGCTTCGGCGTGCGGCTCCGGCCCGGGTGGGCGCTTCCCCTGCTCGGCGTGAGTCCTTGCGAGGTGTGCGGGCTCAACGTCCCCGTGGCGGACTGCGCGCCGGACCTCGCCGTGCTCCAGCGGCGACTGGAGGACTGCGCATCACCCGCGCGG contains these protein-coding regions:
- a CDS encoding ABC transporter permease, with translation MERLLGDVRYALRSLRKSPGFALVAVLALSLGIGANSAVFSVVNGVLLVPPSLESPERLVHLSNDIQVADLEGISVSVPEYRDFTTLSRVFSAVAAYSWRDMTLTGGGSAQRFGVVHGTATLFSTLGATPMLGRGFTETEAAQGGDKVVVLTHKVWRAHFAEDPGVLGRTMQLDGQPYTVVGVLPRGVAFPEHVDLYVPLAPPVANLTSRTTRNLFALARMKPDVTVEQARADMARVAHEMQQVEPRYQGIGWSIRVTSLEDKVVGDVRGTLWLLLGAVGFVLLVACGSVANLLLARAATREREVSIRAALGASRGRLVAQFLTESLLLSLSGGALGLLFALWGTDALLAFVGDALPRAAQVRLDVTSVLFTVGVTVLTGVVFGLVPALQASRADLNATMREGARGTESGRGGRLRSGLVVSQMAFALVLLVGAGLFMKSLLAVRGVDAGFTPDGVLTGQLALPEARYAEPARKLAFQRELLERLKALPGVETVGLTSLLPLGGMSTNGLEFESRPTVPGELLPAVEFRLASPDYLRTLRVKLLQGRLHQDFGEVGSTPEVVINKRFADVYWPRGNALGQRLSLEPKRQWATVVGIVDDLREGGLDEQARLAAYWSLPAAPASYLGLVVRVKSGAPEAVRSAVEAELRAVDADVPLFSVAPLARLVDESIGSRSLSALLMGLFAGTALLLAALGISGVVGYSVARRTREMGIRMALGAERSDVQWLVLRQGLKLAGLGVTVGLVMSLGLARFMGALLYGVTAYDPWTFLGVAALLGAVALAATWLPALRASRVDPIVSLRSE
- a CDS encoding AraC family transcriptional regulator produces the protein MTGYEEWAPPASLAEAVDAFWRFTAPPPGAAPFSHRVLPDGCTDLIFQFRGARGSTWLADPQLVVVGPMERFALVDIEPGAVSFGVRLRPGWALPLLGVSPCEVCGLNVPVADCAPDLAVLQRRLEDCASPARALRLFQETFSRQRASVGASPSPRAAQALRWLQASGGQVRMSTLAHTLGISERTLHRDVLDEAGVAPKLLARVLRFQRAVALLRSRAGEDVSSVALACGYSDQAHLSREVREFAGVTPGMLAG